CGCCATGAGGTCCAGGCGGCCTTTCGTGATCACTACCCACCGGCCCGCGATGCAGCGCTGTCGCAAGCGTCCTTTCGCAACAAGATCTATGGCATGACGCACTTCGTGATTGCCGCCAGTGACTATTATCAGCATCCCGTGTCGGCCGCAGACAACGCCTGGATCCTCGAGGCTTTCGATGCTCAGATCGAGCGTATCCTGGCCGAGACCAAGGAAGACATCTACACCGAAGTCGGTATCAGCTTTCAGCTGGCAGGGCTGACCGATCACCCGGTCGTCTCGCATACTCAGCAGGCACTGATAAGGGCCTATGACCCAGAGGCAAGAATGATCCCCGGGGAGTTCGGCAGCACTGATCTGGCACGGGGCGAGCACCGCAATGTGCTGGCCATCATGCTGCTGGATTGGCCCGAGAGGCTCTATCCGGGGCCTATGCTTTTGATAGAAAAATAAGCTTCTTAGGATGACTCATTTTAAAGTTTCTGACTGACCGAGATGTGTTCGGCAGGAAGTTTTTCCTTAATCTGGTTTCTAATGTGTAGGTAGAGAGGGTTAAGCTCTTTCTTGAATTCATTTTTTGCACTTTCGTAGTTTATGTAGAAAGCACCTCTAGTTCCAAAGTATTCGAATATATCTGTTACCCTTGTAAAATAAAACCCTGAAAATGATAGGGCTCTAGGTAAGTTAGGTTGCATTAATGCAAAGACATGTGGTCTTCCTGTTAGTCCGACTAAGGCGAAGGTTGCAAGGAAGAGGCTGATCATGATTATTGGAAACAATTCAGACTCTTCGTCTTGGAATTTAAAGTTTTTTGAGCTTTCAGTTTCTTGGTTTTTGTTCTTCCGGAAAATCTTAGGGATTGCGAACCTTGATACTTCGCACACCTCATTATTAGGAAAGTTTCTTGGGTGAGAGTTGGGGTGATTAAAAAGTGGTGTGCAAACATCCTCTAGAGGTAGTGATAAATTATCCGAATCACCCTTCACGGGTTTAACTAGCCTCATGCACCCTGCTATCATTCCAGTTCTTTTATGCGTAATAAAGCAGTGTATAGATGAGTTGTCAAAGCGATCGTATTCAAATTGTTTATCTTTGTCAGCATTAAGCTTGTATTCAAGTTCTTCGATGAATATTTCATGCCTTAGCCTTCGGAGATTTTCCTCCTCCTTTTGTGTGCTGGCGATGTTGACTTGGAAATACTTGTCGAATAAATAGGCGTTTCTTCTAGCCGTATATTTTTTTTTGCTTGTCTCTAATTTTTCTTTAGTTTCCATGGGCTTTATTTTCGTTCAGGTTGTTTGTTTTCTAAATAGTATTTTTTTGGCAAGCTCTGGTTTTCCGATATGGAATCCTTGGCCATATTTTATCCCATAACTCTGTAAAGCAATGATGGTTTCTTCGTCTTCGATGAATTCTGCAATGGCTTGTTTCCCAAGCCCAGTGGATATATCTGATATGGCTTTTACGATAACTTTGCTATTATTGTTTGAGCATATTTCTCGGATAAATGACCCGTCTATTTTTATATAGTCAATCGGAAGTTTCTCTAAGTAGTGAAAGCTGCTAAAGCCAACTCCGAAGTCATCAAGTGCAGTTTTGCAGCCTATGTTGCGTAAGGATTGAAGCATATCTCTGGCGGTGATGAAGTCTGTCACTGCAGCTGTTTCGGTAACTTCCAAGATCAATTTTTCTGGGTTGGCGCCACTATCAATAACTTCCTGCTCAAGAAATTGTTTTAGCTCTTTGTCGTGAAGTGTGTGCCCGGAGAGGTTTACAGATATGGTGATTTCGGTGTTGTTGAGAAGGCTCAGGAGCTGGAGGCTTTTCCTAATCACCCAGCGGTCTATTTGAATAATCTGCCCGCTACGTTCGGCGATTGGTATAAAATGCCAAGGCGATATTAATTCTCCATTCTCACCACGAAGCCTCAGGAGTATTTCGTAATGTTTTACTTCGCGGTCGGCTAATCGAGCAATAGGTTGAGCCATTAGCTCAAACTCATCGTTTTTTAGTGCGTAACGAATTCGCTCTATCCAATAGACACGTTCTTGCAGCTCGGTTTTTGCTTCATCAAGAGTAGAAAGTATATGCCAACGATTGAGGCTGCTCTCCTTCGCTTTGTACATGGCAACATCGGCGTTGGCCATCAGATCCGCTGGCGTATGGCCATGTAGAGGATAGCAGGCGATGCCGATACTTACACTTGCGCGGTGACGACGTCCGTCTGGTAGCAACAAGCTAGTATTATCGAGTATTTTTTCGATAGCTTTCGCAATCTGAATAGCCTCGCCATCGCCTGAGTTCTCCAATAATACTGAAAACTCATCGCCACCCAGCCGAGCGACAATGCCTCGGCTTCCCAGATTATCCTCAATATTGCGGGCTACGATTTCAAGTAGTCTGTCACCGGCGGGGTGGCCGCTGAGTTCGTTGACATCCTTGAATTGGTCAAGATCCATGAACAGGATTGCCCCTGGAATGCCGCTATTTAATGCTTTTTCTACCCTATCTTGGAAAGCACGCCGATTATATAGACCAGTCAGAGGGTCACGGCTTGCTAGCCAGGCGAGTCTAGACTCTGCAGCTTTTCGGTCGGTTATGTCGATGCCGACAGAAATGGTATGCATAGAAGGGTCGCTGCTGTCAGATAGGCGAGCGTGATACCAGACAATAGTGCGTTGTTCTTCATTTTTACCGCGAAGTAGGCGTTCCTCTGCCTGGTGAGTCCTAATCTCATAATCAGCGTCGCTTGGATTATGGAATAGCGCTTCGAATCGTTGTCCAAGCATAATATCGTATGGCTGGCCAAAAATATCTTGGCAGTACTGGTTGACCAAGCTGATTCTGCCTTGATCGTCTTGTGTCAGAATCAAAACATGTGCAGTATCTAGAAGACTTTCGATGAAATCTCGCTCTCTGGCTAGTTCTGCCAGGCGGGCGTTCAAAAGCTCGCCGCGAGACTGGACTTCACCTTCAAGGGTCTCCAACTGACCTGCAAGATCCAATGCAGCGGCATCGAGTAGGTCGATTTCATCCAAAAGACGCCGTTTCGGCAGCGGTATCATCTGTTTAGCCTTGGCAAAACCGCCTTCTGCGAGTGCTGGCAATACGCTTGATAGCCGGCGAACCCGCGCCATGGGCTTCCAGAGGATGGCTAGAAGCATTGCTTCTGCAGCTAGCCATCCAATTAAACCGGTCGCGAGGATTGTGCCAGTATCTCGGTCGATGGCATCCATTTGCGATGAAATATCGGACATAAGTAAGAAGTGGCCATTCGCACTTCGTGTACTACCGCTGTTGAGGAGAATCGCGCTGATTTCTATATGATTATTATCATGTTTCAGCCTAATGGACCGATCTTGCAACTCTTCTAATGAACTGAGATATGCCGCTTGGTGTATAAGTGGCAAGGTTTCTTTTTGGTTGGTGAGTGTGGCCAACTTGCCATGCCAGGAACTGACACTGCGTGTTACGTCCAATTGCTCTCGAGCATATTGCCCTGTAATCAGCAGGGCGACATCGCTTCCGGATACTTCTCGGGCCTGCCGAGTTACATCAGCTAGTGAGCGAGAGACCAAGATAGCACCATGGCTTTGGCCATCTACCAGAATAGGAGCCAATGCATACTGCCGGCAGTTAGCGAAGCAGCGTAATGTCGTGAAGGGCATGTCGGAAGCAATAACTTTCTTGCCCCATTCCGTGATGGGTAAGTCATGGCCGGCCTGACTGGCACCCCATTGAGCAAGCGGCTGGCCAGTGCCATCTAGTACCATGAGTTCGTCGATACCCGCTTCCAGTTGTAGTGTTGGCCATTTATTACTGAAAGAGTCGGCGATGATTGTTTGATCAGCTTGCTTCAGAGCATTTCCAAGACCTGGGGTGAGAGAGGCGTTCAGTGCTGCGATCTGCCGCAGGCTATCCATAGACTGGCTGAGGGCTTGACGAATTATTCTGGTTTGCCGTTTCAGCTGAACGTTGCGGGAATCATCGAATTGTCGCAGAAGGTTGTCTCGGCCGACCATCGTGAAGACTGTAGTCATTCCAAGTAGCAGAAGGCTACTCAACGCAATTACGCGCCAAGTCAATCCAAGCTTAGGTTTTGTCTGCTGCGACCTGTCCATGGGTGAATAATTTTATCCTATTAGCATATGCCTGATCATAATGAAGAGGAAGTTAAAAGCGCAGCGAAAACTGAGTCAGGAACATATTCCAGTATTGACTAGTATTGGCCGCGTCAGGGTTGTCCTGAATAGGGGTCCAGCCCGTACCATTGATATAATGGTATTCTGCCGAGATGAGAATCTTGGGGTATGGTTGCCACTGCAGGCCCATGGTCCAATCCTTTGCAAACTGTGAGTGGGCTGGTCCCGCTCCACTGGATTCAAAGTACTTGCCTGAAGGGTCATCACGGTTGCTGATCAAGCTGTCATAACGAACAAGCCACTGCCAGTCCCTTCTCAGGCGATAGATGTACTGTAAATACCAGCTGTTTCCTGTGGATGAAAAATTCCTTGGCTCATTAAACCCATAAAGCTCAGTCTTTCTGACCGCATATTCTCCAGTCAGGCTCCAGTTCTCGGAATTATACTGAACAGAGAATACCCATGGTTGGAAATTAAGTTTACCGTTGTTGAGGTTGTTGTCATTTGATTCGTAATCTGCCTTGGCATGTCCAACACTAATGGCAGAGATGACCCGTCCAGCATCGTGCTCGTATCGAACTTGACCTATGAGGGAAGACTGGGACTTAAAGGACCCTGACTTATTGTAAAATCCAAGTGTTCTATCGACATCTTCACCTACTTGGGCCTCCCCGATGCCAACTTGTGCCCTAATGCTACCTGTGCTTAGTCGCTCCTCTGCGTAGATGCTAGCACCATCACCAGCCAGACCCAGAGAACGAGTTCTATCAAAATAGATCGATTGAGGAAGCAGGATGCTTGGCCGTGTAAAAGCTACATCGCGTGTCTGGTTGTAAAAGCCGAAAGGGTTTTTGAATCGCCCCAGCTGCAAGCCTATGTTTCGCTCCTGGTTTGAGAGTATTTGATAGTCAATTACTCCATAGTCCAGCTCGGGTTGCGCCTCACTTCCATCGCCACCTGCGCGCCTGCTTAGTACCTGCGCGGCGACCAGAACATCCTCGTGGGGACGCACGGAAAAGTTAACGCCGACTTCGGTGAACTTGGTGCTGCCACCGCTTTCGCTGCTGGGCCCGAAGAAATTATTGTCATCAGTGATCACTAGTGCCTGGCTGAGAAAGCCATGGACTTGTAGTGTATCGCCCATATCCTGAGCATCTGCATGTGTAGCAGTTCCGAGAAGACCCACAAGGCCGATGACGCCAAGGAGTCGTGCCCCTGCTTCACTCCATTGATATGACTTGGACACGATCATCCAGATGCTCCCTGTCGAGATACCCCAGACTTCCCGGGGTAGTGGCGATGCGTTCTAGCATTTCCGATTGTGATATCACTTTCGTGGGGGCCTGCCCGGTTCCCGAAAACACGACACGATCCCAGGACAGCTGAAGCTGGTGCGGGTAGACCGAAAGGTGCTGCTTGGCGAAGCGCTCATGTACGGGATGGTCGTTTGGCAGCACGAACACCCTCAATGCTTGTCCGTCTGGCCAGGTGCGTTGCCGCATGGCGAACATGGCTCGGGCGGTATCCCGGTTTAGCGATGTTGTTCTGACACCCTGGTGCGCGACCATGACGATATCGAGCTGTCCTTCCTCAGCAATAGAGATTGGTGCGAGCACCATGGCCAAGCTCGTTAGCAGCCAGCGCGCCAAGCTGAGAGGCAGACCAGACCTTATTCCCGACATGGTTCACCCAAACGGTTAATGGAACCTGGTTGGGCACTTCGCTGTTTACAAACTGCCCTGACAGCGTCATTCACGCTGCTGCTGGCAGAACAAGTGCTTGGGCCGGGAGAAAGGCACGCACAGCGAGCT
Above is a window of Halomonas sp. I5-271120 DNA encoding:
- a CDS encoding PEP-CTERM/exosortase system-associated acyltransferase, with the translated sequence METKEKLETSKKKYTARRNAYLFDKYFQVNIASTQKEEENLRRLRHEIFIEELEYKLNADKDKQFEYDRFDNSSIHCFITHKRTGMIAGCMRLVKPVKGDSDNLSLPLEDVCTPLFNHPNSHPRNFPNNEVCEVSRFAIPKIFRKNKNQETESSKNFKFQDEESELFPIIMISLFLATFALVGLTGRPHVFALMQPNLPRALSFSGFYFTRVTDIFEYFGTRGAFYINYESAKNEFKKELNPLYLHIRNQIKEKLPAEHISVSQKL
- a CDS encoding EAL domain-containing protein is translated as MTTVFTMVGRDNLLRQFDDSRNVQLKRQTRIIRQALSQSMDSLRQIAALNASLTPGLGNALKQADQTIIADSFSNKWPTLQLEAGIDELMVLDGTGQPLAQWGASQAGHDLPITEWGKKVIASDMPFTTLRCFANCRQYALAPILVDGQSHGAILVSRSLADVTRQAREVSGSDVALLITGQYAREQLDVTRSVSSWHGKLATLTNQKETLPLIHQAAYLSSLEELQDRSIRLKHDNNHIEISAILLNSGSTRSANGHFLLMSDISSQMDAIDRDTGTILATGLIGWLAAEAMLLAILWKPMARVRRLSSVLPALAEGGFAKAKQMIPLPKRRLLDEIDLLDAAALDLAGQLETLEGEVQSRGELLNARLAELARERDFIESLLDTAHVLILTQDDQGRISLVNQYCQDIFGQPYDIMLGQRFEALFHNPSDADYEIRTHQAEERLLRGKNEEQRTIVWYHARLSDSSDPSMHTISVGIDITDRKAAESRLAWLASRDPLTGLYNRRAFQDRVEKALNSGIPGAILFMDLDQFKDVNELSGHPAGDRLLEIVARNIEDNLGSRGIVARLGGDEFSVLLENSGDGEAIQIAKAIEKILDNTSLLLPDGRRHRASVSIGIACYPLHGHTPADLMANADVAMYKAKESSLNRWHILSTLDEAKTELQERVYWIERIRYALKNDEFELMAQPIARLADREVKHYEILLRLRGENGELISPWHFIPIAERSGQIIQIDRWVIRKSLQLLSLLNNTEITISVNLSGHTLHDKELKQFLEQEVIDSGANPEKLILEVTETAAVTDFITARDMLQSLRNIGCKTALDDFGVGFSSFHYLEKLPIDYIKIDGSFIREICSNNNSKVIVKAISDISTGLGKQAIAEFIEDEETIIALQSYGIKYGQGFHIGKPELAKKILFRKQTT